A region from the Linepithema humile isolate Giens D197 chromosome 1, Lhum_UNIL_v1.0, whole genome shotgun sequence genome encodes:
- the LOC105678064 gene encoding ubiquitin-conjugating enzyme E2 W isoform X1, translating to MAATSPSKRRLQKELMSLIREPPPGVHVDGELAGQNLTQWIVHMEGAKGTLYEGEQFQLQFKFSSKYPFDSPEVTFIGGNIPIHPHIYSNGHICLSILTEDWSPALSVQSICLSIVSMLSSCKEKKRPPDNTFYVKTCNKNPKKTKWWYHDDSV from the exons ATGGCGGCAACGTCCCCGTCAAAG CGGAGACTTCAGAAGGAATTGATGTCTTTAATACGTGAGCCTCCACCAGGGGTACACGTAGATGGAGAACTGGCTGGACAGAATTTAACACAATGGATTGTTCATATGGAGGGTGCCAAAGGCACGCTGTATGAGGGGGAACAGTTTCAGCTTCAATTTAAATTCAGTTCCAAATATCCATTTGATTCGCCAGAAGTGACTTTTATCGGTGGAAATATCCCAATACATCCACATATTTATAGCAATGGTCATATTTGTTTATCCATATTAACAGAAGATTGGTCTCCTGCTCTAAGTGTGCAAAGTATCTGCTTGAGTATTGTTTCCATGCTAAGCAGTTGTAAAGAGAAG AAAAGGCCACCTGACAATACATTCTATGTGAAAACTTGCAACAAAAAtccaaaaaagacaaaatggTGGTATCATG ATGACAGTGTCTAA
- the LOC105678063 gene encoding peptidoglycan-recognition protein LE isoform X2, which translates to MIYPCSGMVTLVQQQQTSDDDHQCQKEQEHVSVVLPVENHTVDKYQGEVGRLASETVVVVPGNGSVGDSSTQCSDIDDDDDEEETDAEVSGGWLTNLPVPSTIVQQHQAVATANGDVVLPNADPSNFGDVCVKNSTNVHLGNKTFYKGPVTIKQFVYTNPTSIQDEGSCVSDANVSDSSANKNDGTTDRPVLSQNTELNKGVIVDSVRFVERNEWGAQPPSETLTKLKLPVPYVIISHTVTDFCNTQSQCTLHVRVAQTFHIESKKWSDIGYNFLVGGDGLAYVGRSWNYVGAHSFGFNNKSIGISFIGTFNTVLPPKVQLHAAQKIIELGVKGGKIAHNYKLLGHRQVSKTLSPGEALYNEIKTWPHWSPNP; encoded by the exons ATGATATATCCG TGCTCGGGCATGGTGACATTGGTGCAACAACAGCAGACGTCCGACGATGATCACCAGTGTCAAAAGGAACAAGAACACGTAAGTGTTGTGCTGCCTGTGGAGAATCACACGGTCGACAAATATCAGGGCGAGGTTGGGCGCTTGGCGAGCGAAACCGTGGTCGTCGTTCCCGGCAATGGCAGTGTTGGAGATTCCTCTACGCAGTGCAGTGACATagacgatgacgacgatgagGAAGAGACGGATGCTGAGGTGAGCGGTGGTTGGCTCACGAATCTGCCGGTTCCGTCAACTATCGTCCAGCAACATCAAGCGGTCGCCACTGCGAACGGTGACGTTGTCCTGCCGAACGCCGACCCGTCGAATTTCGGTGATGTGTGCGTAAAGAATTCAACGAACGTGCATTTGGGTAACAAGACCTTTTACAAGGGTCCGGTCACCATAAAGCAGTTCGTTTACACGAATCCCACTTCGATACAGGATGAAGGAAGTTGTGTCTCCGACGCCAACGTTTCGGACTCGTCGGCGAACAAAAATGACGGAACGACAGACAGACCCGTTTTATCACAAAATACGGAACTAAATAAAG GTGTAATAGTAGATTCGGTACGTTTCGTCGAGAGGAATGAATGGGGTGCACAACCGCCTTCGGAGACCTTGACAAAGTTAAAACTGCCGGTACCCTACGTAATTATTAGTCACACTGTCACCGATTTCTGCAACACTCAATCCCAGTGCACACTTCATGTAAGAGTTGCTCAGACTTTCCACATTGAATCTAAAAAATGGTCGGATATCGGTTATAATTTTCTCGTCGGAGGAGATGGCCTCGCATACGTTGGTAGAAGCTGGAATTATGTGGGTGCCCATTCTTTCGGTTTCAACAACAAAAGCATCGGCATTTCTTTCATCGGTACATTCAACACGGTCCTACCACCTAAAGTACAACTACATGCCgcgcaaaaaattatagagcTCGGCGTCAAAGGTGGTAAAATTgcgcataattataaattattaggCCACCGACAAGTTTCGAAAACTTTGAGTCCTGGAGAAGCTTTATATAACGAAATTAAAACGTGGCCTCATTGGTCACCTAATCCTTAA
- the LOC105678063 gene encoding peptidoglycan-recognition protein LE isoform X1 → MIYPCSGMVTLVQQQQTSDDDHQCQKEQEHVSVVLPVENHTVDKYQGEVGRLASETVVVVPGNGSVGDSSTQCSDIDDDDDEEETDAEVSGGWLTNLPVPSTIVQQHQAVATANGDVVLPNADPSNFGDVCVKNSTNVHLGNKTFYKGPVTIKQFVYTNPTSIQDEGSCVSDANVSDSSANKNDGTTDRPVLSQNTELNKVTQWLWTWRCAILLCALALTLFAAIVITTIYLTRYTEVRRAPIFPEIPDSSLEGVIVDSVRFVERNEWGAQPPSETLTKLKLPVPYVIISHTVTDFCNTQSQCTLHVRVAQTFHIESKKWSDIGYNFLVGGDGLAYVGRSWNYVGAHSFGFNNKSIGISFIGTFNTVLPPKVQLHAAQKIIELGVKGGKIAHNYKLLGHRQVSKTLSPGEALYNEIKTWPHWSPNP, encoded by the exons ATGATATATCCG TGCTCGGGCATGGTGACATTGGTGCAACAACAGCAGACGTCCGACGATGATCACCAGTGTCAAAAGGAACAAGAACACGTAAGTGTTGTGCTGCCTGTGGAGAATCACACGGTCGACAAATATCAGGGCGAGGTTGGGCGCTTGGCGAGCGAAACCGTGGTCGTCGTTCCCGGCAATGGCAGTGTTGGAGATTCCTCTACGCAGTGCAGTGACATagacgatgacgacgatgagGAAGAGACGGATGCTGAGGTGAGCGGTGGTTGGCTCACGAATCTGCCGGTTCCGTCAACTATCGTCCAGCAACATCAAGCGGTCGCCACTGCGAACGGTGACGTTGTCCTGCCGAACGCCGACCCGTCGAATTTCGGTGATGTGTGCGTAAAGAATTCAACGAACGTGCATTTGGGTAACAAGACCTTTTACAAGGGTCCGGTCACCATAAAGCAGTTCGTTTACACGAATCCCACTTCGATACAGGATGAAGGAAGTTGTGTCTCCGACGCCAACGTTTCGGACTCGTCGGCGAACAAAAATGACGGAACGACAGACAGACCCGTTTTATCACAAAATACGGAACTAAATAAAG tgaCGCAATGGCTGTGGACGTGGAGATGTGCGATTTTGTTGTGCGCTCTAGCCTTAACACTTTTCGCTGCCATAGTGATCACTACTATATATCTCACTCGTTACACAGAGGTACGGCGTGCGCCAATTTTCCCGGAAATTCCAGACTCCTCGCTCGAGG GTGTAATAGTAGATTCGGTACGTTTCGTCGAGAGGAATGAATGGGGTGCACAACCGCCTTCGGAGACCTTGACAAAGTTAAAACTGCCGGTACCCTACGTAATTATTAGTCACACTGTCACCGATTTCTGCAACACTCAATCCCAGTGCACACTTCATGTAAGAGTTGCTCAGACTTTCCACATTGAATCTAAAAAATGGTCGGATATCGGTTATAATTTTCTCGTCGGAGGAGATGGCCTCGCATACGTTGGTAGAAGCTGGAATTATGTGGGTGCCCATTCTTTCGGTTTCAACAACAAAAGCATCGGCATTTCTTTCATCGGTACATTCAACACGGTCCTACCACCTAAAGTACAACTACATGCCgcgcaaaaaattatagagcTCGGCGTCAAAGGTGGTAAAATTgcgcataattataaattattaggCCACCGACAAGTTTCGAAAACTTTGAGTCCTGGAGAAGCTTTATATAACGAAATTAAAACGTGGCCTCATTGGTCACCTAATCCTTAA
- the LOC105678039 gene encoding ataxin-3-like isoform X1 has product MENIFHEKQEGYLCAQHCLNALLQGPYFNAVDLANFGHQMDEEERIRMAESGVDSEDYKLFLEQPSGNMDDSGYFSVQVISSALKVWGLELVPYNSSTEPTALLAQNDPSRMRAYICNYKGHWFTIRKLGNQWFNLNSMLNGPQLISDTYLAMYLAQLLQEGYSIFIVIGTFPQCPAEDILLKNPIVATKSNLNSDDSKTSPKGYRLGTKAEDDIFKAALAMGEIEVPQSCLMTRSASTLSHKSESSTNKPRERIIPIEIESREEDSDEEEDEKMQLARALQMSLQNDEEDVNKTLNLRLDLHTDDSTHLPSSADNALNDEDDELRRALQLSLECVTAPPTPDPEDLRWRRLNHFNMYTRTPNNEAPAKLNT; this is encoded by the exons ATGGAGAATATATTCCACGAGAAG CAAGAGGGATACCTGTGCGCTCAGCATTGCTTGAACGCACTTTTACAAGGACCCTACTTCAACGCTGTCGATCTGGCGAATTTCGGTCACCAAATGGATGAGGAGGAGAGAATACGCATGGCGGAATCGGGCGTAGACAGCGAAGATTACAAACTCTTCCTGGAG CAACCATCGGGCAACATGGACGACAGTGGATACTTCTCAGTTCAAGTTATTAGCAGTGCTTTAAAAGTTTGGGGTTTAGAACTGGTTCCATACAATTCCAGCACGGAACCAACGGCTTTACTGGCACAAAATGATCCTTC GCGGATGAGAgcatatatttgtaattataaaggGCATTGGTTTACAATAAGAAAGCTCGGAAATCAAtggtttaatttaaattcaatgcTCAATGGACCGCAGCTTATATCGGATACTTATCTCGCAATGTATTTAGCTCAATTATTACAGGAAg GTTActctatttttatcgttattgGTACATTTCCACAATGTCCTGCTGAAGATATTCTTCTGAAAAATCCTATAGTTGCAACGAAAAGTAATCTGAATAGCGATGATTCAAAGACCTCACCCAAAGGTTATCGCTTAGGTACCAAAGCAGAAGATGATATCTTCAAAGCTGCGCTTGCAATGGGAGAAATAGAAGTCCCACAGTCCTGTCTTATGACCAGAAGTGCATCCACATTATCACATAAATCTGAGTCATCTACAAACAAACCTCGCGAAAGGATAATTCCCATAGAAATTGAGAGTAGAGAAGAGGATAGCGATGAGGAGGAGGatgaaaaaatgcaattagcAAGAGCTTTACAAATGAGTTTGCAAAATGATGAGGAGGATGTAAACAAGACCTTAAACTTGAGATTAGACCTTCATACAGACGATAGTACGCATTTACCGAGTTCGGCAGATAACGCGTTAAACGACGAGGATGACGAACTGAGACGAGCGTTGCAATTGAGTCTTGAATGTGTGACTGCCCCACCAACACCTGATCCAGAAGATCTACGCTGGCGTCGACTGaatcattttaatatgtacacgAGAACGCCCAACAACGAAGCCCCCGCGAAACTAAATACTTAA
- the LOC105678064 gene encoding ubiquitin-conjugating enzyme E2 W isoform X2, producing the protein MSLIREPPPGVHVDGELAGQNLTQWIVHMEGAKGTLYEGEQFQLQFKFSSKYPFDSPEVTFIGGNIPIHPHIYSNGHICLSILTEDWSPALSVQSICLSIVSMLSSCKEKKRPPDNTFYVKTCNKNPKKTKWWYHDDSV; encoded by the exons ATGTCTTTAATACGTGAGCCTCCACCAGGGGTACACGTAGATGGAGAACTGGCTGGACAGAATTTAACACAATGGATTGTTCATATGGAGGGTGCCAAAGGCACGCTGTATGAGGGGGAACAGTTTCAGCTTCAATTTAAATTCAGTTCCAAATATCCATTTGATTCGCCAGAAGTGACTTTTATCGGTGGAAATATCCCAATACATCCACATATTTATAGCAATGGTCATATTTGTTTATCCATATTAACAGAAGATTGGTCTCCTGCTCTAAGTGTGCAAAGTATCTGCTTGAGTATTGTTTCCATGCTAAGCAGTTGTAAAGAGAAG AAAAGGCCACCTGACAATACATTCTATGTGAAAACTTGCAACAAAAAtccaaaaaagacaaaatggTGGTATCATG ATGACAGTGTCTAA
- the LOC105678039 gene encoding ataxin-3-like isoform X2: MQQPSGNMDDSGYFSVQVISSALKVWGLELVPYNSSTEPTALLAQNDPSRMRAYICNYKGHWFTIRKLGNQWFNLNSMLNGPQLISDTYLAMYLAQLLQEGYSIFIVIGTFPQCPAEDILLKNPIVATKSNLNSDDSKTSPKGYRLGTKAEDDIFKAALAMGEIEVPQSCLMTRSASTLSHKSESSTNKPRERIIPIEIESREEDSDEEEDEKMQLARALQMSLQNDEEDVNKTLNLRLDLHTDDSTHLPSSADNALNDEDDELRRALQLSLECVTAPPTPDPEDLRWRRLNHFNMYTRTPNNEAPAKLNT; the protein is encoded by the exons atgcag CAACCATCGGGCAACATGGACGACAGTGGATACTTCTCAGTTCAAGTTATTAGCAGTGCTTTAAAAGTTTGGGGTTTAGAACTGGTTCCATACAATTCCAGCACGGAACCAACGGCTTTACTGGCACAAAATGATCCTTC GCGGATGAGAgcatatatttgtaattataaaggGCATTGGTTTACAATAAGAAAGCTCGGAAATCAAtggtttaatttaaattcaatgcTCAATGGACCGCAGCTTATATCGGATACTTATCTCGCAATGTATTTAGCTCAATTATTACAGGAAg GTTActctatttttatcgttattgGTACATTTCCACAATGTCCTGCTGAAGATATTCTTCTGAAAAATCCTATAGTTGCAACGAAAAGTAATCTGAATAGCGATGATTCAAAGACCTCACCCAAAGGTTATCGCTTAGGTACCAAAGCAGAAGATGATATCTTCAAAGCTGCGCTTGCAATGGGAGAAATAGAAGTCCCACAGTCCTGTCTTATGACCAGAAGTGCATCCACATTATCACATAAATCTGAGTCATCTACAAACAAACCTCGCGAAAGGATAATTCCCATAGAAATTGAGAGTAGAGAAGAGGATAGCGATGAGGAGGAGGatgaaaaaatgcaattagcAAGAGCTTTACAAATGAGTTTGCAAAATGATGAGGAGGATGTAAACAAGACCTTAAACTTGAGATTAGACCTTCATACAGACGATAGTACGCATTTACCGAGTTCGGCAGATAACGCGTTAAACGACGAGGATGACGAACTGAGACGAGCGTTGCAATTGAGTCTTGAATGTGTGACTGCCCCACCAACACCTGATCCAGAAGATCTACGCTGGCGTCGACTGaatcattttaatatgtacacgAGAACGCCCAACAACGAAGCCCCCGCGAAACTAAATACTTAA